Proteins co-encoded in one Conger conger chromosome 4, fConCon1.1, whole genome shotgun sequence genomic window:
- the LOC133126004 gene encoding kelch-like protein 23 → MACRKSEQEVCDLNTATSSNLLAEDLDSAHEHPCLTSQELEREMVPDTVLQVDAESFFVNRQRLAGLSPYFRALFYGGGRESTKSHVEMKGVRLEQFRVLMEYARSSSLALDRENVLGILETADYLQLEKARSLCCKFLERELHLSNCLGMMAYAWQLGCLDLYAVAREVALTHLPALACEEDFMLLPKESVADLLSSDDLFLPREDFAFEVVLRWAAFDPSREEDFLELAGLVRLECLSLSYIGELLTSVKGSDPRAKLICKLDANPPASWAERRPVPRTRARESLYMLGGPHDHDEQMLYQFHPRCGMWCSCAPLKRKNLTQYAVAAVGEIVVVTGGYFLDEVVWYSVDWVRVFQTARGAWLDGPAMQKSRHSHCSVGLGCELFVLGGSTDEGPVADVERLTVGAEGWVTVSPMVRAVERAAAVAMGSCIYVACGLDENGEVYGGIQRYQVETDQWDIVSYSPLPRYDLLATKLNGALYLFGGQALRLDVTTDEWTVLEEESLERKFFTGCTTANGQVYLLGARKGNKTIPNMVLLDPYTDTCLEMDDNIPCPVPIRGCVTVRVTS, encoded by the exons ATGGCCTGCAGAAAGTCAGAGCAGGAGGTCTGTGATCTAAACACCGCAACGTCCTCGAACTTGCTTGCTGAGGACTTGGACTCTGCCCACGAACACCCCTGCCTAACGTCtcaggagctggagagggagatggTGCCGGACACGGTGCTTCAGGTCGACGCGGAGAGCTTCTTTGTGAACCGACAACGGCTGGCTGGCCTGAGCCCTTACTTCCGGGCCCTGTTCTACGGGGGAGGCCGGGAGAGCACCAAGAGCCACGTCGAGATGAAGGGGGTTCGCCTGGAGCAGTTCCGCGTCTTGATGGAATACGCCCGGAGCTCCAGTTTGGCCCTGGACAGGGAGAACGTACTGGGGATCCTGGAGACGGCGGACTACCTCCAGCTGGAGAAGGCGAGGTCGCTGTGCTGCAAGTTCCTGGAGAGGGAGCTCCACCTGAGCAACTGCCTGGGAATGATGGCCTACGCCTGGCAGCTGGGCTGCCTGGACCTCTACGCCGTGGCTCGGGAGGTGGCTCTCACCCACCTGCCCGCTCTGGCCTGCGAGGAGGACTTCATGCTCCTGCCCAAGGAGAGCGTGGCCGACCTGCTGTCGAGCGACGACCTGTTCCTGCCGCGGGAGGACTTCGCGTTCGAGGTTGTCCTGCGCTGGGCGGCTTTCGACCCCAGTCGCGAGGAGgacttcctagagctggccggcCTGGTGCGGCTCGAGTGCCTCAGCCTGTCGTACATCGGCGAACTGCTGACCAGCGTCAAGGGCTCTGACCCCCGTGCTAAGCTCATCTGCAAACTGGACGCCAACCCTCCGGCCAGTTGGGCTGAACGACGACCCGTGCCTCGGACGAGGGCCCGAGAGTCTCTCTACATGCTTGGCGGGCCCCATGACCACGACGAGCAGATGCTGTACCAGTTCCATCCCCGTTGTGGGATGTGGTGTTCCTGCGCACCTCTCAAAAGGAAGAATCTCACGCAATATGCTGTGGCAGCAGTAG GGGAAATTGTGGTCGTGACGGGGGGCTACTTCCTGGACGAGGTGGTGTGGTACAGCGTGGACTGGGTGCGGGTGTTCCAGACCGCGCGCGGCGCCTGGCTGGACGGGCCCGCCATGCAGAAGTCCCGGCACAGCCACTGCTCGGTGGGGCTGGGGTGCGAGCTGTTCGTCCTGGGGGGGAGCACGGACGAGGGGCCCGTGGCGGACGTGGAGAGGCTGACCGTGGGGGCAGAGGGCTGGGTGACCGTCAGCCCCATGGTCCGAGCGGTGGAGAGAGCGGCAGCGGTGGCCATGGGCTCCTGTATCTACGTGGCCTGTGGCCTGGATGAAAACGGGGAGGTCTACGGTGGCATCCAGAGGTACCAGGTGGAGACGGACCAGTGGGACATAGTCTCCTACTCCCCACTCCCACG GTATGACCTCCTCGCCACCAAGCTCAACGGCGCCCTCTATCTCTTCGGAGGTCAGGCGCTGCGATTAGACGTGACGACGGACGAGTGGACGGTACTAGAAGAAGAGAGCCTGGAGAGGAAGTTCTTCACGGGCTGCACCACCGCTAACGGCCAAGTCTACCTGCTGGGGGCACGTAAGGGCAACAAGACAATCCCCAACATGGTGCTCCTGGACCCTTATACTGACACCTGTTTGGAAATGGACGACAACATCCCGTGTCCTGTCCCAATACGAGGCTGCGTCACCGTCAGGGTCACTTCCTGA